Proteins found in one Vagococcus carniphilus genomic segment:
- a CDS encoding LysR family transcriptional regulator, which translates to MDIKQLRYFMTIVENDFNLSRAAELLYVSQPTLSMMINDFEKKEGIKLFKKEKGRMTGLTYVGENYYKDACIVLEDYNEMLKNLHDQSKGVKGTINIGIPPLVLSVVFSTVMPKLILENPDIKFNIKEIGAYELKNDLLLGNVDIAVLLSPTGLADNLIETVEIQRSELAVFVSPKHKLAKKKEIKWEDLDNEKLAIFDNTFMINHLLTEAFERHKVHPNVILTSGSWDFMLNSTKINHDIVTILPKPTNDLYQVTDVACIPMSQPVSWRVVLTRLRKENYSRIESYILDSLIQSFIENKQ; encoded by the coding sequence TAAGATATTTTATGACAATTGTAGAAAATGATTTTAATTTGAGTAGAGCAGCTGAATTACTTTACGTTTCTCAACCAACCTTGAGTATGATGATCAATGATTTTGAAAAAAAAGAAGGAATAAAACTTTTTAAAAAAGAAAAAGGCCGCATGACAGGCTTAACTTATGTAGGAGAGAATTACTACAAAGATGCTTGCATCGTTTTAGAAGATTATAATGAAATGTTAAAAAATTTACATGATCAGTCAAAGGGCGTGAAAGGAACTATAAATATTGGCATACCTCCTTTAGTTTTATCAGTAGTTTTTTCGACAGTAATGCCTAAATTGATTTTAGAAAATCCTGATATTAAATTTAATATTAAAGAAATAGGAGCCTATGAATTAAAAAATGATTTATTGTTAGGTAATGTAGATATTGCTGTTTTACTGTCTCCCACAGGATTAGCGGATAATTTGATTGAGACAGTAGAAATTCAACGTTCGGAACTAGCTGTATTTGTTTCTCCAAAACATAAATTGGCTAAAAAGAAAGAAATCAAATGGGAAGATTTAGATAATGAAAAATTGGCTATATTTGATAATACATTTATGATTAATCATTTACTAACTGAAGCGTTTGAGAGGCATAAAGTACATCCGAATGTGATACTAACATCTGGTTCATGGGATTTTATGTTGAATTCAACTAAAATTAATCACGATATAGTTACAATTTTACCTAAACCAACTAACGATTTATACCAAGTAACTGATGTTGCATGTATTCCAATGTCACAACCTGTTTCATGGCGAGTTGTTTTAACGAGGCTCAGAAAAGAAAACTATTCAAGAATTGAGTCGTATATTCTAGACTCGCTAATACAATCGTTTATTGAAAACAAACAATGA
- a CDS encoding MaoC family dehydratase: MQKMYESVTQDNIQLGQIAEKSKRITESDVDLFAQTTGDMNPAHTDEEYAKTSIFKTKIAHGMLGAGLISATLGMDLPGPGTIYLGQDLKFLHPIYFDDVIVAKVEVVNLIDKKKFIMAELRTTVVNQDGDLIIDGTATVIPPKGE; encoded by the coding sequence ATGCAAAAAATGTATGAAAGTGTTACTCAAGACAATATTCAATTAGGTCAAATAGCTGAAAAATCAAAGCGTATTACTGAATCAGATGTGGATTTATTTGCTCAAACAACAGGTGATATGAATCCAGCTCATACGGATGAAGAATATGCTAAAACAAGTATATTTAAGACTAAAATTGCTCATGGAATGTTAGGAGCTGGGCTAATATCTGCCACTTTAGGAATGGATTTACCGGGACCTGGTACTATTTATTTAGGACAAGATTTAAAATTTCTTCATCCTATTTATTTTGATGATGTGATTGTAGCAAAAGTAGAAGTTGTAAATTTGATTGATAAAAAGAAATTTATCATGGCGGAGTTAAGAACAACTGTTGTAAATCAAGACGGTGATTTAATAATAGACGGGACAGCAACTGTTATCCCACCAAAAGGAGAGTAA
- the fabV gene encoding enoyl-ACP reductase FabV yields MKVEMKLKGNMARSVNPYGCKQEVLNQINYVKAEGDYEGPKKVLVLGASSSYGLASRITAAFGSHADTIGVSFERGPKDESMLGTAGWYNNIFFREFAEQEGLIAKNFIGDAFSLEMKEEVIKYIKESFGGKVDMLVYSLAAPKRTDYKTGITYSSALKPIGQEVSGENINLEKEELFTQVVEPATEEEIEGTVKVMGGEDWEWWIELLKEADCLAEGFKTVLYSYIGPKVTHAFYHDGSLGVAKEQAEESSKRINENIRELNGQSLICVSKAVTTKASVVIPILPKYLICLYKVMKEQGIHETPIMHKDRIFRTMLYGNEANYDEKGRLRPDSWELSDDVQRKVNDLMAQLTPQNFKSDLTEYQLFKKEFFNLNGFEVEGNTINEVDFETLKAMKP; encoded by the coding sequence ATGAAAGTAGAAATGAAATTAAAAGGTAATATGGCAAGATCAGTAAATCCATATGGTTGTAAACAAGAAGTATTAAATCAAATTAATTATGTCAAAGCAGAAGGGGACTACGAAGGTCCGAAAAAAGTTCTTGTATTAGGTGCTTCTTCTAGTTATGGCTTAGCAAGTCGAATTACAGCAGCATTTGGTAGTCACGCGGATACAATTGGTGTGTCATTTGAAAGAGGACCTAAAGATGAATCGATGTTAGGAACAGCAGGTTGGTATAATAATATTTTCTTTAGAGAATTTGCAGAACAAGAGGGCTTAATTGCTAAAAACTTCATCGGAGATGCCTTTAGTTTAGAAATGAAAGAAGAAGTTATTAAGTACATTAAAGAATCTTTTGGTGGAAAGGTTGATATGCTGGTTTATAGTTTAGCCGCACCTAAAAGAACAGATTATAAAACAGGTATCACATATTCATCAGCTCTAAAACCGATTGGTCAAGAAGTTTCAGGAGAAAATATTAATTTAGAAAAAGAAGAATTATTTACTCAAGTTGTCGAACCGGCTACAGAGGAAGAAATTGAAGGTACTGTAAAAGTTATGGGCGGTGAAGATTGGGAATGGTGGATAGAATTGCTAAAAGAAGCAGATTGTTTAGCAGAGGGATTTAAAACCGTTCTTTATTCTTATATTGGGCCTAAAGTGACTCATGCGTTTTATCATGATGGTTCATTAGGTGTTGCAAAAGAACAAGCTGAAGAATCCTCTAAACGTATTAACGAGAATATTAGAGAATTAAATGGACAAAGTTTAATTTGTGTTTCAAAAGCAGTTACAACAAAAGCAAGTGTTGTAATTCCTATTTTACCTAAATATTTAATTTGTCTTTACAAGGTTATGAAGGAACAAGGAATTCATGAAACACCAATTATGCATAAAGATCGCATCTTTAGAACAATGCTTTATGGAAATGAAGCTAATTATGATGAAAAAGGTAGACTACGTCCAGATAGTTGGGAATTATCTGATGATGTTCAAAGAAAAGTAAATGATTTAATGGCACAATTGACTCCACAGAATTTTAAATCTGATTTAACAGAATATCAATTGTTTAAAAAAGAATTCTTTAATTTAAACGGCTTTGAAGTCGAGGGAAATACTATTAATGAAGTTGACTTTGAAACATTAAAAGCAATGAAACCATAG